In one Rhea pennata isolate bPtePen1 chromosome 15, bPtePen1.pri, whole genome shotgun sequence genomic region, the following are encoded:
- the LOC134147376 gene encoding galanin receptor 2b-like, producing the protein MTEHEDFASLAGYWNSSNSYQFSPASVIVPVVFSLIFLLGTVGNSLVLAVLLRNGQMGHNTTNLFILNLSLADFFFIVFCVPFQATIYSLEGWVFGSFICKAVHFFIYLTMYASSFTLAAVSVDRYLAIRYPLRSRELRTPYNAVAAMAVIWGLSVVFAGPYLSYYDLIEWESSYICMPGWEEWRRKVMDTSTFVFGYVIPVMVISLSYTRTIKYLWTAVDPLEDVSESKKAKRKVTKMIIIVTILFCLCWLPYHVVILRYLYGDFPFNQATYAFRLLSHCMAYANSCLNPIVYALVSKHFRKGFKKVFSCLLRKKPRNKVHVVHAAHIVPCFEAGSTEVSQMHEDSNRCKLNPASLAAPSSSSKPLHIS; encoded by the exons ATGACAGAACATGAGGACTTCGCCAGCTTGGCTGGATACTGGAACTCCTCCAACAGTTACCAGTTCAGCCCCGCCAGCGTCATCGTCCCTGTGGTCTTCTCCCTCATCTTCCTCCTGGGCACAGTGGGCAATAGCCTGGTGCTAGCAGTGCTACTGCGCAATGGGCAGATGGGCCACAACACTACCAATCTCTTCATCCTCAACCTCAGCCTGGCTGACTTCTTCTTCATTGTCTTCTGTGTGCCCTTCCAGGCCACCATCTACTCCCTTGAGGGCTGGGTCTTCGGCTCCTTCATCTGCAAGGCTGTCCACTTCTTCATCTACCTCACCATGTATGCCAGCAGCTTCACACTAGCTGCCGTCTCAGTGGACAG GTACCTGGCCATCCGCTATCCGTTGCGCTCCCGGGAGCTGCGGACTCCCTACAATGCAGTGGCAGCCATGGCTGTGATCTGGGGCCTCTCCGTGGTCTTTGCTGGGCCCTACCTAAGCTATTACGATTTGATTGAGTGGGAGTCCAGCTACATCTGCATGCCTGGCTGGGAGGAATGGAGGCGCAAGGTCATGGACACCAGCACATTTGTCTTTGGCTATGTCATCCCAGTAATGGTCATCAGCCTCTCCTACACCAGGACCATCAAATACCTGTGGACAGCAGTGGACCCTCTGGAGGACGTGTCAGAGTCCAAGAAGGCCAAGCGGAAGGTAACCAAGATGATCATCATTGTAACCATCCTTTTCTGCCTGTGCTGGCTGCCCTACCACGTGGTCATCCTTCGCTACCTCTATGGAGACTTTCCCTTCAACCAGGCCACCTATGCCTTCCGCCTGCTTTCCCACTGCATGGCCTATGCCAACTCCTGCTTAAACCCCATTGTCTATGCCCTGGTCTCCAAGCATTTCCGCAAGGGCTTCAAAAAAGTTTTCAGCTGCCTCCTGAGGAAGAAACCCCGCAACAAGGTGCATGTGGTGCACGCTGCCCATATTGTGCCTTGTTTTGAGGCAGG